In the genome of Nonomuraea sp. NBC_00507, the window TGATGGATTCCCCGATCAGGGCCGCGACCTTCAAGGCAACCGACTACAGCGTGGCATCCGGTCCGGTGCCCCACCCGGACGAGTGGATGCGCCGCCTCGGCGAGCTGCCGCTGTCGTACCAGCCCGGACAGCGGTGGCTGTACGACCTCAGCTACGAGGTGCTCGGCGTGCTGGTCGCCCGGGTCACCGGCCGGTCGTTGGAGACGTTCCTGCGCGAGCGGATCTTCGACCCGCTGGGCATGACCGACACCGGGTTCCACGTGCCCGCCGGAAAGATCGACCGGCTGCCGCCCCTGTACGGGCCCGACCCGCAGACCGGCGAGTTCACCGTGTGGGACGAGGCGGAAGGCGGACGGGCCAGCCAGCCTCCGGCGTTCCAGGGCGCCAGCGCGCTGGTCTCCAGCGTCGACGACTACCGCGCCTACTTCCAGATGCTGCTCAATGGCGGGATGCACGAAGGCCGGCGGATCTTGTCCCGAGCCGCAGTGGAGCTGATGACCACCAACCGCCTCACCCCCGAGCAAGAGGCTGCCCGGGACGCCATGTACCGGAACATCGCCCACCTGACATCTGGCCAGGCGTTGCACGGCGGCTGGGGCTTCGGGATGGGGGTGCGCACCTACCGCGGCGACTACGCCCCCATCGGCCAGTTCGGCTGGGATGGCGGCACCGGCACCACCGTCTACGCCGACCCGACCAACCGGCTCACCGGAATCCTCTTCACCCAGGTCGGGATGTCCACCCTGGATTCAATGCGGCTCATCAACGACTTCTGGACCACCACCTACCAGGCACTTGATGACTGACTCCGAGCGCGGACGCCGGGCCGAGCAGGCACAACCGGTCGACGATCCCGTCGGGGACGAGGTCGGCCAGGGCACTCTGCTCGGCGGTGGCCCGCATGGTCGGGTGTTCGTCTCACGAGCGTTAGACGAACGCAACCAAGGACACCCGGCCGCCGACAAGCAGAAGACCCAGCGGCAGCACGACGCCCCTTGATCCGATCTCCCTGAAGGTCATCGAGGCGAAGGCCAGCGGCAAGCTCGCCACCAGCGACCGGCCCGACCTCCTCACCGCGCTGTCCTGCATCCGCGAAGGCGACCTGCTGACCGTCCAGGAGGTCGACAGGCTCGGCCGCAACCTCCTGGAAGGACTCGTCACCAGCAGGACGGCACTCCGGACCGGGCACGTGGTCCGGTTACCGCTCATAGCAGTCGTCTTTGCACGACATCGGCGATGACGGCGTTCACGACCTTGCCGACTTCCTCAGGCTCCGGCGGGACCCCCTCCCGGCCGGCGAACAGCATGTGCCCGGCCCCGATCAGGGAAAGCGCCAGCGCATCCACATCGGCGTCCGCCGCGATGCGGCCCAGCTCGCACTCCTCGTTCAGATAGGCGGCGATCATGGCCGCGGCATCCGTCAGAACCGGGACACCGGGAGCCGGCCGGGCCTGACGCAGCCGGGCACGCAACTCGTCCCGGAAGATGACGAGACCGACGATCGCCACGGCGACCGCGTCGAACAGGTCACTAAGCGCCCCGGTCAGGTTGCCGGCGACGGTGCCGGTCCCGGCGGAGCCGCGAAGGGCGTCGGCCTGGCCCTCGAGCCGGGCGATGCGGTCCCGCACGAGCTCGGCGAGGAAGGCGTCGAAGTCCTCGAAGTGCCGGTGCAGGACACCCTTGGCGACGGCCGCCTCCGCCGTGACCGCCCGGCTGGTCAGGGCGTTCGCCCCGTCCCGGAGCAGGACGCGCTCGGCGGCGTCGAACAACTGCTGCCGCACATCCCGGAGGGCCACTCCAGTCGGCATCCCCGTTCCTCCTTCTTCGCCCACCGCGAACCGCTGCCCGGGTGGCAGAGTGGGCATCTGCCCACTATGGTGGGCGCATGCCCACTATAGTGCAGGAGCAACCAGAGCCTCCGCGGAACGAGCCCCACAAAGCCAGGCAGATGGCGGAGTCGTTCGGGGTCCACGCCGAACGCTACGACCGGGCCCGGCCCGACTATCCCGACGCCCTGGTACAGCAGATCATCACCGCCAGCCCCGGCCCCGACATCGTCGACGTCGGCTGCGGCACCGGCATAGAAGCCCGTCAGTTCCTGGCGGCCGGGTGCAAGGTTCTGGGTGTCGAGCCGGACGTCCGGATGGCCGAGTTCGCCCGCCGCACCGGGGTCGAGGTCGAGGTGGCGACGTTCGAGGACTGGGACGCCGCCGGTCGTACCTTCGACGCGGTCGTCGCCGGGCAGTCCTGGCACTGGGTGGACCCCGTCGCGGGCCCGGCCAAGGCGGCGCAGGTGCTGCGTCCCGGCGGCCTGCTGGCGGTGTTCGCGCACGCCTACGACCCGCCGCCCTTCGTCGCGGAGGCTTTCGCCACCGTCTTCCGGAAGGTGGCTCCCAACTCGCCGCTCAGCGCCGGACCGCCGAAGCCGGCCCAGGACATCTACCAGGCGATGTTCGCCACGTTCGCCGACGGCATCCGGAAGACGGCCGGGTTCGGCGAGCCGGAGCAGTGGCGATTCGACTGGGAGCAGTACTACAGCCGCGACGATTGGCTCGACCTGCTGCCCACCACCGGCGCGCTCACCCAACTCCCACCAGACAAACTGGCCGAGGTGCTGGAGAGCGTCGGGGCCGCCATCGATGCGATCGGAGGCGGCTTCACCATGGCCTACACCACGATGGCGATCGTCGCGTCACTGAACACCTGAGTCGCCCACCACTCCGAGGGCGCGGGTGCGCGCCCATTCGGGAGTAGAGGGGGCGAGCACGGCGTCTGTGGCGCGGTCGATGTCGGGGGTCTGGTTGCCCCGGGCCTGTTCCCGTTCGAGTATGGCTTCACGCTCTTGTTGGCGTTCCCCGCGGCATACGCCGGCGCCTTCTCCGCCTGTCCCGACAATGGCGCGTACCAGGGCGAGGGTGTCCGGGTCGCAGAGGTTCCCTGGCGAGGTCGGATGCGTAGCGTTCCAGGTCCTCGCGGAGACTTCCGGTGTCCGGCACCACGATGTCGCCGGAGAAGCGGCTGGTCGCGACGTCGGCGAGCAACTCAAGGGGGGAACCCCAACGGCGGTAGACCGTGGTGGCGTGCACGGCTGCGCGGGCGGCGACGACCAGGACCGTCAGCAGGTCGCCACCAACCAGGCCTAGACCGCCGCGACTTGGCGGCGGTACCGGCCGGGCGCCACGCCGAACTCCCGCTTGAAGGCGTTGCCGAAGGCGAACTCCGACCCGTATCCCACCCGCTCGGCCACCTCCGCCACCGACGCGTCGGACTCGCGCAGCATGCGGGCCCCGCTCATCAGCCGCCACCAGGTCAGGTAGGCCAGCGGCGGTTGCCCGACCAGCCCCGTGAAGCGGCGGGCGAAGCCGGCGCGTGACATGCCCGCGTGGGCGCCGAGCGACTCGACCGTCCAGCGGCGGGTCGGGTCGCGGTGGATGGCGTCGAGCGCGCGGCCGACACCGGGGTCGGCCAGCGCGGCGGCCCAGCCGGACAGGGTGCAGGGCTCGTCCTGGGTCTCGATGTAGGCCCGCAGGACGTACAGCTGCAACATCTCCAGGAGGGACGACACGACGGTGTCCGTGCCGGGGCGTGGGTTGTCGATCTCGGCGGCCAGCAGCTCGACCGCGGCCCGCAGCTCCGGATGGCTGCCGAGCGTCGAGGGAAGGTGGATCACGCCGGGCAGCGAGCCCAGGATCGGGTGCGTCCTGTCGAGGTCGAGCCGGTAGCCGCAGGAAAGGATCACCGTCTCGGCCCCGGCGCCGCCGAAAGCTGCCGAGGCGAACAGCTCGGAATGCGGATCGCAGTCCGACTCGGCCAGCGGCCGCGCGGGATCGTCGGCCAGCCCGAACGGCTCGCCGTGCGGCAGGAACACCACATCGCCCACGCTCAGCGGAACGGGCTCGCCATCCGGGCGAAGGAGCCAGCAGGACCCGCGCAGCACCACCTGGAAACCGGCGGACCCGGGCGCCGCGCGGAACGACACGCCCCACGGCGCCCGCCGGGAGATGCGGGCGGAGGTAGGGCGCCCGCACCGCATGAAGGCCACCACGTCGCTCAGCATGTCCATGGGTGGAGTCTAGCGCCTGAGACGCTGGCGTATAAATGTTGGACAGTAGCGCATTCAGTATCTCAGCAAGTCTCTCTACGGTGGTTCGAGTAACCGATTGAGGGAGCATTGACATGCTGAAGGTAGGCATCATCCTGGGCAGCACCCGTCCCGGCCGCAACGGCGAGGCGGTGGCGCACTGGGTCCGCGATCTGGCGGTCAAACGAGGCGACGCCGAGTACGAGCTCGTCGATCTGAAGGACTACAACTTGGGCAACCTGGACGAGCCCGAGCATCCCTCCACGGGCAACTACCAGCACGAGCACACCAAGCGCTGGGCGGCCAAGGTCTCGTCCCTGGACGCGTTCCTGATCGTGACTCCCGAATACAACAACTCGTACCCCGGCGCGCTCAAGAACGCCCTCGACTTCCTGTACACGGAATGGACCAACAAGGCGGCCGGGTTCGTCGGCTACGGCGTGGATGGTGCGCCCCGGGCGATCTCGCACCTGCGGCACGTCCTGGGCCTGCTCAGCGTGGCCACCGTCTCTAACCAGGTCGGGCTGTCGATCCACACCGACTTCGCGGACGGCTTCCGGCCCGCCGCCGCCCACGAGGACCGGCTGAACCTCGTCCTCGACCAAGTCCTCGCCTGGGGTTCCGCCCTGCGTCCGCTCAGGGGGTGAGCCCCTTCGACCGGGCCATGGTCCCATCGGTGTTGACTGCGGCGGCGCCTGATGTCGTTCCTGTCCGGGCAACGACAGCGACCGCGTGCGGGTCGTCACGCCTTCCGCTGAGCGAGACCGGTGGGAGATGTTCGAGCCGACTACGCGGGCGACAGTGTTGTCTTCGCGCTCGTCGCGGCAGAGGACGGCCATCAGTCCAACCTGCTGACGCCCCGGGTGCCGTCGCCGCCCCAGAGCTCAGGAAGGTGCCCGCCCGCGGGGTGTGACATACCCAGGGCGGCTACGAGGAGCGCTGATTCGGCTCGCCCCGGTCGTCCGGGGCGAGCCGCGCCCAGACGTCGGCGAGGCTGCGCAGGTGCTCGTCGTCGAGCCGGTCGAAGAAGAGCCTGCGCAGGTCGCCGTACTGCTGGCGCCAGGCCTTGCGCATGAGTGCCCTCCCGTCCTTGGTCAGGACCACCGTGAAGCCACGGCCGTCGTCGGCCGACCGATGCCTCTCGATCAGGCCGCGACGCTCGAGCCGGTCGGCGAGCCGGGTGAACCCACCGCTGGACATCAAGCGCTGCTGGGCGAGCTCTGACATCCGCAGGCCGTTGCGACCGGCCTCGCCCAGCAGTGCCAGCACGCTGTATTCGGCCATGCTCACGTTGAGCGGAGCGAGCCCGGCCTCGATCTCACGCCAGATCCGATCGTGAGTGAGCAGGAATCCCCGCCACGCCTGGTCTTCAAGCTCTCGCAGCTTGTCGGTCGCCATGAGCAGCACGGTATCGGCAGGTCAGCTCGAGAACCAACCGATGTGTCTGCCTGCACAGCAAACCTTGTTCGCGGCGAGGACATCGTGTTGGCAAGCCGGTGCGTGACCTGCTCGCCCCGACGTCGCGCGGCTTGCCGCTGTCCGGCACGCAGGCGGGACGGCTCCGCGTCAGGCCCGACCGAGGACGCAGAATTCGTTGCCCTCCGGGTCGGCGAGGACGATCCACGGGACGTCGCCCTGGCCGACGTCGGCGGGCGTCGCGCCGAGGGTCTGCAGCCGGGCCACCTCCGCCTCTTGATCGTCAATGGGGTGCGGCAGCAGGTCGAGATGGACGCGGTTCCACACGGTCTTCGCGCCGGGCGTTGTGCGGCGGAACTCAAGATACGGCCCGACACCCTTGGCCGAGCGCAGCAGCGCGTGATCGTCGGTCACCTCGTGCACGGTCCAGTCCACTGCCTCGCCCCAGAACCGGGCCATGGCCTGCGGGTCCGCGCAGTCGACCACCACCGCGGCGATCGGCCCGGCATCCCGGTAGATCTCCCGGGGCTCCAGCACGCAGAACACGTTGCCCTCCGGATCGGCCAGAACCGTCCATGGGACGTCGCCCTGGCCCACGTCGGCGGGCGTCGCACCGAGCTCCTTCAGACGCGCGACCAACTCGGCCTGATGGGCCGCAGAGGTGGTGGCGAGCTCGAGGTGCACGCGGTACTTCACCGTCTCGGGGTCCGGGACGGTGACGATATCGATGTAGAAAGCGGCGGGGTCCGGCCAGGCGAAGCCCTCGGGCTCGAGGTTGGTCACGCCGGGTCCCTCGCTGGAGACACCCCATCCGAGCACCTCCGCCCAGAACCGGCCGAGCGCCGAGTCATCCCGAGCTTTGAAATTCGCCTGAATAAGTCGCAGCGCCATGCCGCCCACCCTATGCCCAAGGGATCAACCGGGATGAACCACTTCGGCTGGTAGACGGCTTCCTTCCGGCGGGCACGGCTCGCCCTGGAAGTCTCACAGGGCCGCCGGGCCGCGAGCGAAGCACGTCGCGCAGGAGCCGGGCCGCATCCGGAATAATTGCTTGTGCAGACAGGTTGAGGGATGCGGATCAGCGGTCGGAGGCGCGCGGCGCCGCCGGCCGCAGAAAGGAAACGACATGCCATTCGAGATCGGCATCATGACGTTCGGGGAGCTCACGGAGGACCCGGCCACGGGGAGCCTGCCGTCCCCGCGGCAGCGCGTCCGCGAGACGATCGAGCAGGCGCAGGTCGCCGACCAGGCGGGCCTGGACGTTTTCGGCGTGGGGGAGCACCACCGCACCGACTTCGTCGGATCAGCGCCGACCATCCTGCTGGCCGCCGCCGCGGAGAAGACCGAGAACATCAAGCTGACGAGCTCGGTCACCGTGCTCAGCTCGGAGGACCCCGTACGCGTCTGGGAACAGTTCGCCACGATCGACCTGCTGTCCGCAGGCCGCGCCGAGATCATCGCCGGCCGCGGCTCCTACACCGAGTCCTTCCCGCTGTTCGGATACGACCTGAAGGACTATGCGGACCTGTTCCGCGAGAAGCTCGACCTGCTGCTCAAGATCCGCGACCAGAACCCGCTCACCTGGAGGGGTCGCTTCCGCGCGCCCCTGGTCGACGCCGACATCGCGCCCCGCGCCGACGGCGAGACCATCCCGATCTGGGTAGGGGTCGGCGGATCGCCCGCCTCGGCCATCAGCGTCGGCCGCCTCGGCCTGCCCATGGCACTGGCCCTGCTGCTCGGCCCGATGACCTTCCACGAGGAGACCGTCCAGCTCTACCGAGCGGCCGCAGCGAAGGCCGGGCACGACGCGGACGCTCTGCCGATCAGCATGAACTCGCACGGGTTCGTCGGGCGGACCAGCCAGGGCGCGCGGGACACCATGTATCCCTACTTCGCCAGAGGCATGATGGAGAACAATCACCAGCGCGGCGTCGGCCTCCGGCTTCCCCGGGCCGCATTCGACGCGCAGGCCTCGCCCGCGGCCGGACTGCTGGTCGGCAGCCCGCAGGAGCTCATCGACAAGCTGCTCACCTACCACGAGCTGTACGGCATCAACCGCGCCATCATGCAGATGGGCTTCGGCGGCATGCCGCAGAAGGAGCACCTCGAGGCGATCGAACTGCTCGGCACAGAGGTGGCACCCGTCGTGCGCCGCGAGGTCGCACTGCGCGAGAAGAGCGTGGCATGACTGTCGTCCCGCAAGCAGGCAACGCAGATCCGGTCACGTCCATGCGGGGCCCGACCCTGCGAGTCGTCGTCGTCAACGGAAGCCCCAGCGAGCCGTCCAAGACGATGGGACTCGTCGATGTCGTCCTCGACACCCTGAAGGACATGCTCCCCATCGAGGTGTCCCGGGTCGACGTGTACCGCTTGGGCGCGGGGTTCACCGGAGCGATCGAGCGCGACGGCGTCGCCCCCGAGGTCGAAGACTCGCTCCGGCTCGCCGAGGATGCCGATCTCCTCATCGCCGCCGCACCCGTGTTCCGAGGTACGTACCCCGGCATGTTCAAGCACTTCTTCGACCTCGTCGACCAGTACGCGCTCGCGAACAAGCCCGTCCTCCTTGCCGCGACGGGCGGAGGCGACCACCATGCGCTCGTCCTGGAGCACGCGATGCGGCCGCTGTTCGCCTTCTTCCAGGCGATGACGATCCCGGTCGCGTTCTTCGCATCCGCCGGAGACTTCGACGGCACGACACTGCTCAATCCCCGCATCTACGGACGCATCGAGGTCGGTCTCACTG includes:
- a CDS encoding serine hydrolase domain-containing protein encodes the protein MGQSNSGFSEVGLRRLREVLARHVESGKIPGLVALVSRGGQTHVEAIGTMRAEGGAPMRRDTIFRMASVSKPVTTAAAMVLLDECRLRLDEPVDPWLPELADRRVLTRPDGPLEDTVPARRPITVRDLLTSTFGLGVDFELMDSPIRAATFKATDYSVASGPVPHPDEWMRRLGELPLSYQPGQRWLYDLSYEVLGVLVARVTGRSLETFLRERIFDPLGMTDTGFHVPAGKIDRLPPLYGPDPQTGEFTVWDEAEGGRASQPPAFQGASALVSSVDDYRAYFQMLLNGGMHEGRRILSRAAVELMTTNRLTPEQEAARDAMYRNIAHLTSGQALHGGWGFGMGVRTYRGDYAPIGQFGWDGGTGTTVYADPTNRLTGILFTQVGMSTLDSMRLINDFWTTTYQALDD
- a CDS encoding recombinase family protein — translated: MEAKASGKLATSDRPDLLTALSCIREGDLLTVQEVDRLGRNLLEGLVTSRTALRTGHVVRLPLIAVVFARHRR
- a CDS encoding TetR/AcrR family transcriptional regulator, giving the protein MPTGVALRDVRQQLFDAAERVLLRDGANALTSRAVTAEAAVAKGVLHRHFEDFDAFLAELVRDRIARLEGQADALRGSAGTGTVAGNLTGALSDLFDAVAVAIVGLVIFRDELRARLRQARPAPGVPVLTDAAAMIAAYLNEECELGRIAADADVDALALSLIGAGHMLFAGREGVPPEPEEVGKVVNAVIADVVQRRLL
- a CDS encoding class I SAM-dependent methyltransferase, with product MPTIVQEQPEPPRNEPHKARQMAESFGVHAERYDRARPDYPDALVQQIITASPGPDIVDVGCGTGIEARQFLAAGCKVLGVEPDVRMAEFARRTGVEVEVATFEDWDAAGRTFDAVVAGQSWHWVDPVAGPAKAAQVLRPGGLLAVFAHAYDPPPFVAEAFATVFRKVAPNSPLSAGPPKPAQDIYQAMFATFADGIRKTAGFGEPEQWRFDWEQYYSRDDWLDLLPTTGALTQLPPDKLAEVLESVGAAIDAIGGGFTMAYTTMAIVASLNT
- a CDS encoding AraC family transcriptional regulator, whose amino-acid sequence is MDMLSDVVAFMRCGRPTSARISRRAPWGVSFRAAPGSAGFQVVLRGSCWLLRPDGEPVPLSVGDVVFLPHGEPFGLADDPARPLAESDCDPHSELFASAAFGGAGAETVILSCGYRLDLDRTHPILGSLPGVIHLPSTLGSHPELRAAVELLAAEIDNPRPGTDTVVSSLLEMLQLYVLRAYIETQDEPCTLSGWAAALADPGVGRALDAIHRDPTRRWTVESLGAHAGMSRAGFARRFTGLVGQPPLAYLTWWRLMSGARMLRESDASVAEVAERVGYGSEFAFGNAFKREFGVAPGRYRRQVAAV
- a CDS encoding NADPH-dependent FMN reductase; this encodes MLKVGIILGSTRPGRNGEAVAHWVRDLAVKRGDAEYELVDLKDYNLGNLDEPEHPSTGNYQHEHTKRWAAKVSSLDAFLIVTPEYNNSYPGALKNALDFLYTEWTNKAAGFVGYGVDGAPRAISHLRHVLGLLSVATVSNQVGLSIHTDFADGFRPAAAHEDRLNLVLDQVLAWGSALRPLRG
- a CDS encoding MarR family winged helix-turn-helix transcriptional regulator, producing MATDKLRELEDQAWRGFLLTHDRIWREIEAGLAPLNVSMAEYSVLALLGEAGRNGLRMSELAQQRLMSSGGFTRLADRLERRGLIERHRSADDGRGFTVVLTKDGRALMRKAWRQQYGDLRRLFFDRLDDEHLRSLADVWARLAPDDRGEPNQRSS
- a CDS encoding VOC family protein, with product MALRLIQANFKARDDSALGRFWAEVLGWGVSSEGPGVTNLEPEGFAWPDPAAFYIDIVTVPDPETVKYRVHLELATTSAAHQAELVARLKELGATPADVGQGDVPWTVLADPEGNVFCVLEPREIYRDAGPIAAVVVDCADPQAMARFWGEAVDWTVHEVTDDHALLRSAKGVGPYLEFRRTTPGAKTVWNRVHLDLLPHPIDDQEAEVARLQTLGATPADVGQGDVPWIVLADPEGNEFCVLGRA
- a CDS encoding LLM class flavin-dependent oxidoreductase, which translates into the protein MPFEIGIMTFGELTEDPATGSLPSPRQRVRETIEQAQVADQAGLDVFGVGEHHRTDFVGSAPTILLAAAAEKTENIKLTSSVTVLSSEDPVRVWEQFATIDLLSAGRAEIIAGRGSYTESFPLFGYDLKDYADLFREKLDLLLKIRDQNPLTWRGRFRAPLVDADIAPRADGETIPIWVGVGGSPASAISVGRLGLPMALALLLGPMTFHEETVQLYRAAAAKAGHDADALPISMNSHGFVGRTSQGARDTMYPYFARGMMENNHQRGVGLRLPRAAFDAQASPAAGLLVGSPQELIDKLLTYHELYGINRAIMQMGFGGMPQKEHLEAIELLGTEVAPVVRREVALREKSVA
- a CDS encoding NAD(P)H-dependent oxidoreductase; the encoded protein is MRGPTLRVVVVNGSPSEPSKTMGLVDVVLDTLKDMLPIEVSRVDVYRLGAGFTGAIERDGVAPEVEDSLRLAEDADLLIAAAPVFRGTYPGMFKHFFDLVDQYALANKPVLLAATGGGDHHALVLEHAMRPLFAFFQAMTIPVAFFASAGDFDGTTLLNPRIYGRIEVGLTDVVDLLRARATGPGATQDHGPANSRPTHKPLALSPSASSRQKPESAGSPRGDLLLPRGVLRQRVGAAGDHLLGHGGEQPAS